The genomic interval NNNNNNNNNNNNNNNNNNNNNNNNNNNNNNNNNNNNNNNNNNNNNNNNNNNNNNNNNNNNNNNNNNNNNNNNNNNNNNNNNNNNNNNNNNNNNNNNNNNNNNNNNNNNNNNNNNNNNNNNNNNNNNNNNNNNNNNNNNNNNNNNNNNNNNNNNNNNNNNNNNNNNNNNNNNNNNNNNNNNNNNNNNNNNNNNNNNNNNNNNNNNNNNNNNNNNNNNNNNNNNNNNNNNNNNNNNNNNNNNNNNNNNNNNNNNNNNNNNNNNNNNNNNNNNNNNNNNNNNNNNNNNNNNNNNNNNNNNNNNNNNNNNNNNNNNNNNNNNNNNNNNNNNNNNNNNNNNNNNNNNNNNNNNNNNNNNNNNNNNNNNNNNNNNNNNNNNNNNNNNNNNNNNNNNNNNNNNNNNNNNNNNNNNNNNNNNNNNNNNNNNNNNNNNNNNNNNNNNNNNNNNNNNNNNNNNNNNNNNNNNNNNNNNNNNNNNNNNNNNNNNNNNNNNNNNNNNNNNNNNNNNNNNNNNNNNNNNNNNNNNNNNNNNNNNNNNNNNNNNNNNNNNNNNNNNNNNNNNNNNNNNNNNNNNNNNNNNNNNNNNNNNNNNNNNNNNNNNNNNNNNNNNNNNNNNNNNNNNNNNNNNNNNNNNNNNNNNNNNNNNNNNNNNNNNNNNNNNNNNNNNNNNNNNNNNNNNNNNNNNNNNNNNNNNNNNNNNNNNNNNNNNNNNNNNNNNNNNNNNNNNNNNNNNNNNNNNNNNNNNNNNNNNNNNNNNNNNNNNNNNNNNNNNNNNNNNNNNNNNNNNNNNNNNNNNNNNNNNNNNNNNNNNNNNNNNNNNNNNNNNNNNNNNNNNNNNNNNNNNNNNNNNNNNNNNNNNNNNNNNNNNNNNNNNNNNNNNNNNNNNNNNNNNNNNNNNNNNNNNNNNNNNNNNNNNNNNNNNNNNNNNNNNNNNNNNNNNNNNNNNNNNNNNNNNNNNNNNNNNNNNNNNNNNNNNNNNNNNNNNNNNNNNNNNNNNNNNNNNNNNNNNNNNNNNNNNNNNNNNNNNNNNNNNNNNNNNNNNNNNNNNNNNNNNNNNNNNNNNNNNNNNNNNNNNNNNNNNNNNNNNNNNNNNNNNNNNNNNNNNNNNNNNNNNNNNNNNNNNNNNNNNNNNNNNNNNNNNNNNNNNNNNNNNNNNNNNNNNNNNNNNNNNNNNNNNNNNNNNNNNNNNNNNNNNNNNNNNNNNNNNNNNNNNNNNNNNNNNNNNNNNNNNNNNNNNNNNNNNNNNNNNNNNNNNNNNNNNNNNNNNNNNNNNNNNNNNNNNNNNNNNNNNNNNNNNNNNNNNNNNNNNNNNNNNNNNNNNNNNNNNNNNNNNNNNNNNNNNNNNNNNNNNNNNNNNNNNNNNNNNNNNNNNNNNNNNNNNNNNNNNNNNNNNNNNNNNNNNNNNNNNNNNNNNNNNNNNNNNNNNNNNNNNNNNNNNNNNNNNNNNNNNNNNNNNNNNNNNNNNNNNNNNNNNNNNNNNNNNNNNNNNNNNNNNNNNNNNNNNNNNNNNNNNNNNNNNNNNNNNNNNNNNNNNNNNNNNNNNNNNNNNNNNNNNNNNNNNNNNNNNNNNNNNNNNNNNNNNNNNNNNNNNNNNNNNNNNNNNNNNNNNNNNNNNNNNNNNNNNNNNNNNNNNNNNNNNNNNNNNNNNNNNNNNNNNNNNNNNNNNNNNNNNNNNNNNNNNNNNNNNNNNNNNNNNNNNNNNNNNNNNNNNNNNNNNNNNNNNNNNNNNNNNNNNNNNNNNNNNNNNNNNNNNNNNNNNNNNNNNNNNNNNNNNNNNNNNNNNNNNNNNNNNNNNNNNNNNNNNNNNNNNNNNNNNNNNNNNNNNNNNNNNNNNNNNNNNNNNNNNNNNNNNNNNNNNNNNNNNNNNNNNNNNNNNNNNNNNNNNNNNNNNNNNNNNNNNNNNNNNNNNNNNNNNNNNNNNNNNNNNNNNNNNNNNNNNNNNNNNNNNNNNNNNNNNNNNNNNNNNNNNNNNNNNNNNNNNNNNNNNNNNNNNNNNNNNNNNNNNNNNNNNNNNNNNNNNNNNNNNNNNNNNNNNNNNNNNNNNNNNNNNNNNNNNNNNNNNNNNNNNNNNNNNNNNNNNNNNNNNNNNNNNNgataatccgattctgcttgattaATCAGGGGCTTTaacttatatttaaattttttgtcaGAATTTATTCTTGTACAGTAATTAAAGGCTCAAAAATTAGGACACAAAAGTGACACAATTAAGTAATAGCAAGTTTTCTTTTAGAATTGTACAATCTGTGTTACTGCAAAAACAGTTCTGATTTTGCACAGACAATGTATAGTACGATGATGTTGATGGTGTTTACAAGTGGTAATATCtgaattttaaaagcatttggtgcacaaaaagtggataaatatCCTGGGTGGCTATATATTTAAGTTCTTGTGTCtgaagtattttaattttatctcttatttgttttcatttaagtTATCAAAGACATATGGTCCAGTAATAGGTGTCCAACTAGGAATGGAGAAGACAGTTTTACTCTGCGGATATGACAGTATAAAAGATGCTCTAATCAACCATGCTGATGAATTTTCAGACAGGCCAAAGACACCAGTGTTCCGTAAAACCCTAAGAGATAATGGTACCTGGCTTgagtgtttcatttatttattgatccAATTATTGGATGTATTGATTCCATATCTGCTCTGCTGCAGAACTGCAGGCTGCTTCCATTGGTAATCCAGATTTAGTGAACCATATTAgttgatgttttttaatgttcaaaGCTCAAGAACAAACTCATCTAGGATTCCACTGATCCTTGGGGCTCTATCAAATACCAATGGGGGCTCTTGGGGCAGTTATTAGTGGCAGAATGATGTTATGCCTATCACTATCTACTGCTATCACTGAATACTGCTTCAGGAGCCCCTAGCAAATCTCTAAAGGAGCCCTGTTAGTCAGTGTAACCCTGATCTTTAAACTATTggcataacaaaaaacattttggttaatATGATTCTTTAAAACTGGATTATCAAATGGAAGCAGTTTGCTGTTCTGAAAATGAATTCCTCTCTCTgtttagaaaataaagcatttcatACCATGTAAAAGAGAACACATGCATCATCAATAATTTCCTGTATTCTGTGTTTAGGAGTTGTTTTTGCCAGGGGAGAGAACTGGAAAGTGATGAGAAGGTTCACACTTTCTACTCTACGTGATTAcgggatggggaaaaaaacaatagaagACAGGATTGCCGAGGAAGCCGAATACTTGGTACAGGTTTTCCAATCATATGGAGGTAAGTTCATTTCAGACCAAATGTGACGGTGGTGAAAATTCTATTCTAATTCTTTGCTAAttcaaaatacttttaacaatttTCAACAGTTTACCTTTAACATAGTCCTCCCCATCTGCAAACACTATCTTTTCTTTCAATCATACAATTATTTGGCAGGAGTGAAGGAAATCCGACTTAAAAGTTATACATGGCTATGGACTTACCCGTGGCACAGAATGACCTAGCACAATAGAGTTACATGCTCTTCCATACTTGGAAATATCATGTATTTCCTAATCTCTTGGCTTCGAACACACGAGGCAATCAGTATATGATAGGGATGCtagaaagtatttaaataaacctTCTACCCTTGTGATTACCCTTTTTGCAGTTTGTAGAAAATGTCCAAATTGGCTCAGTAAGCCTCCCTTTTTTAATATTCCAGGGAAATGAAACTTAGCATGTATTGCAATTGAACCTTTTCACATCCATATACAGGGCCCCAGGGGTGGGTCCTGGATGGCAGGTATATTCCCCCTAATATATTTTCATGGTCACGGTGTGAAAGGAGTGCAGCTATTTGGTTAGATTTTTTACAGAGCCTAGATTCTAGGATAGGAGGAAAGATCCGAGTGGGACTTCCTATTCCATCCAGTATGGACCAAGTTTTTAGAATGCGAGAGGTAAGTCTGGAGAAGAGTGTATATCAGTCTGGGAGTAAGGAGTGGGGCTGAAAGCAGCAACACTATGCAGCTCCATGTTTTTGTAGGAAAGACTCCGATACTCGAACCCCATGCTACCTGTGATTACCTTCCTAGTGTAGCCGCTTTAGAGGCAGGACTTTTGAATCACTTACCCATGACATTTATTGCTAAAGTaagctgttttgttttgctttatgttgaGACATTGGGGTTTTGATTTAAGTCTGAGACAAAATAGATGGGCATAACCAAGGTTCTACAGTGTCCTGTGTTGTGCTAATTTCCTAACTtcacaaatttaattttacatttgtgaacAGATAACTagagtgtttattttttctgtctttgtttaAATTCCAGGAAAGCCCTTCAATAATCAAATCATCATTAATGCTGCTGTGGCCAACATAATAGTATCCATATTACTAAGTCATAGATTTGATTATAACGACCCTCTTATACAGAAGCTCCttaaaataattaatgaaaatgtaaggCTCCTGGGTAAACCTATAGTCAGGGTAAGTTGTTTTATTATCAAGGTCAACATTTTTTGCAACAGTAGAAGTTCCTCCTAGATGTAATGAAATGTGAAAACTTGTTAGCATTGAAAATTATTcaacatttatctatatattagcttagtcctggacctgtcatctctACAGGGTGGCTGCACTATGTGCTATATTTGCTAAAAATGCTGTACATACCTGCAGATTATGACAGATGCTCACCACTTACCAAgcagtttagttcaactttaaatgtcaaaaaaaaaatttgtacttttGTTCATGTAAAAaggtacacaaaaatatttatttcatttgtatatttacagCAGGTGTAGGGATAGGGTATATTCTTCGTGTGTACCAGGCTGATCTCAGCTGCAGTGTTAGGTAAAAATGTTGATTATAGAGTTCAAAAACTCAAGAGTCAGAGTAGtaaattttttcttcttttagctcTACAACAGCTTTCCATTTCTGGTTGGCCTGCTGCCAGGGGGGCACAAGAAGATTGTAGAGAACTTTTCACAATTTCGAAACTTTATAATAGCAACATTTACTAAGCAGAGGGAAGAACTGGATGTAAATGATCAGAGGAACCTTATTGACACATTCCTTGCCAAGCAACAAGAGGTAAGGATTACTTTTTAGTaagtctggaatggatctagtacaAGATTGAAATATTGACCAAAAATTAGCAAATCAAGAAATTGATTCAAAGTCTGGAAAGCCCAGGATTTCTCATGATTGTCTATATactacagtcttggagaacttcaaaCATTATGGCCAAGTGATTTCAGTCTGTCATTTTGAagatatattttatcatatttgccTGAAGCGAGAGGTTAGTGAGGACTTGTTGCAAAGCTGATTGTAATAGTGTATAAATATGTTCATACCCATAATGATACAGATGCACTTTCCacaaatttttattaaggttGACATCCTTATAAGTCCTATAGAGGAGAATTTAAAGCTGCAGAATGTCTATTATATTACATCTACATCTCAATGTACCAACATCTTTTTTGTCTACACAGGGAAAGCCAGAATCTACTTTGTATTTTCATGATGAAAATTTAATAGCCCTAGTGAGCAACTTGTTTGCTGCTGGAATGGAAACAACCTCCACCACTCTGAGATGGGGCCTTCTGCTAATGATGAAATATCCGGATATACAAAGTAAGACAAGCATTTATTTGACCAAGACACATCACAGAATCTTTCCTTGTTTAATTAGGTTTTCTGACCATTATCACCCATTGTACTTTTGAGAATTGTGATACATGTCATGTATATACAGTAACATTGTCTTTGCAAACAGAAGATAGCTAACTATTTGACATTAATGTTCACCAAATGTACTGTTCTAACAAAAGCTTAACTTAAGGGATCTAGGAAGCCTGCTAGAGGTATCTAAGCCATCAATGTataacatttaatgatttaattgATCCAACAGAGAAAGTACAAGATGAAATTGAGAGAGTCATTGGCACAGCTAAACCTAAATTAGAACACCGAAAGCAAATGCCTTACACTGATGCCGTTATTCATGAGATCCTGCGGTACGGTGATATTGCACCCGGAGGTGTTCCGCACGCAACGTCACAAGATGTCACATTCAGAGGATACCTTATTCCAAAGGTGAATCGAATTTTTGGTTGCAGaacttttaacaaaatattattaacatttctaGAAGGTGAATGTTTTAGGTAGAagatattttgaatgtttttttttctaaataagcAACTGGCAATATTAGTGCACTACCTACAGAATGTGCACAGTGCAATGTTCACTCCTGGGCATGTGCATAACTCACATCCTCAGTGGCTGTCCAGTGGTCAAAGAAAGATCATGCCATGCAGAGGCAGACTAGGAAATGATGGGCAGTGGCAGACAAATCAATAAGAGAGAATTTGTTCAGCACTAGAAAAAGCCAAATCGGGGgaagtctgccataatgtgcaatcATGCTTTTTAGCCCCATTCCaggaaaggatttatttttatttctgtccatatAAGCCAACAATATCTTTATCTGTTATGTGCTAATCAGTTTGTAACTTCCTTTCTTGTAGGGAACCACAGTCATCCCAGTGCTCTCCTCCTCACTGAGGGATAAAGCCTACTTCAAAAAACCCTACGAGTTTTACCCAGAGCATTTTCTTGATTCAGAGGGCAATTTCAAAAAGAATGATGCATTCATCCCTTTCTCTATAGGTAATATATTTAATAGGTGTCTGAcggtgacatatatatatatatctatgtattctCATTAAACATTTTCTATGACATGACATGACAGAGTGTCTGCCTTTGATTATGACACCATCAGGCAATTAACCCTCTGGGGTGTCAATATTGCTTGAATATGGTCACTGTACAGATCTTGTTGACTTCTGTACTTTTAAGGTTAATTTAGGTCTTAAAATTTTTAGttgaatgtttaataatatttttatgtgattgaGATGTGGAGTTCTCCTACATCTAccaggtttactttaactttaaacTTTACCCAGCCCCATTTGAATCTGGACAGGTCATATTATGTGTGTTTAAGATTAAGAAAAGTCACATGCTTATGTATCAGGTcagggttttgagtgctctttaaatgagcagaaagtaagagtaAGCAGAATAGGagatggaagaccattccagagagtcggggcatctctcgaaaagtcttggagccgtgcctcTGATGAGATTATGGGATAGGAgcttattagtaggtcattggaagagcataCTATTATTTGCCTTTAATctcaaatactgtttaataggaTTAACATCAAGGTACATGGAACGGGCATGATAAACATCTGCCTCAGGTCTACCAGTATAGGAGGGCCACCAAGaaatttacaaataatagaaCTCTGGTTGCACTTAAAGCATCCCAGGCATGACTGTTTAAGGTTGGAGTTTCTCACCCGCCTCTTAACATTTCGCCCCCCACCTTATGTCCCATAACTTCTCCCAAAGCTTTCGGGTATCGTGAAAATGGCCTTTTTGGccatttattatacaaacatttacatttctcaaATACTATAAACAACCCTAACACAACACTTTATCATAAATAACATATACATCACtagtaaaataacaataataacatgcCAGCAGTGCAACTTTAAATTCCCCCAGTTTGCAAGTCCTCAAGGACACCAACACCTTCACCTCCATTATCCAGGGACTtgcatttattgatatatatccTGCTCCCATGTGCCATTCTACTGCCTCGGGAACTGTATCAACCATGCCCCAATCCCTTGTACCCCCATGTGCCACTAAAATAAccattttggagaccccataccttagatggctctccacaccatTCCATCACTTTCAATACACCCTGCCCCCGAGGACCTCAAACCGCCACACTTCACTCCCTTCAAACAAAACCCATCTTAACACTTAAATGCTAAGGTAGAGTGGGTGGGAATCCGTTTCTTTTGCTGTCCCCCCTCGATCTCACCTTTTGACCTCTTTGCGTCCTTATATCCAATCACTTCCCCCATCCATTGTTTTCTTTAGCCACCAATCCCTGGCACTTAATCCCTGCCACCTATCAACCCATTTATTGCAGCCTTGCTCGACCTTCCCCCcaccagtcatgctggccctccTTCCTCTCGAGCTCCTGGCCTTTCGTTAGCTATACCAAACCTTACCTTTAGGGTTCACATAATTTACAAGCAGTGCTCCCATTAATGGTGCATTAAagcattattacaatttttatatatatatatatatatatatatatatatatatatatatatatatatatatataaaaaaagtatatatattactatatatatatttatattgtttggttTTTTAATGATCCATTCCTTTTTTCCtgttctaaaaatatgtgttctaATAAGTCCCTATAAACTCTATATCCttaacagaaaaaatacacatcCGCATTACATGTGGCTACATTTCATGCTCCTTTCAGAATGTGTTTCTTTGTAGCCAACCCATTGTTTTGTCGACATCTGAGACCGGAAAAactctaaaacaaataaaatgaaccaTGTagtttataaccttttttttttttctttctttttaggaaaaagaaGCTGTGCTGGGGAAACATTGGCTAAGATGGAGCTGTTCATCTTCTTTACAACACTACTGCAACGCTTCACCTACAAAGCCCCTCCTGGAGTTGTCCTGGACCTCACCCCTGCACTGGGGTCCACAAATGCCCCATTGCCTTATGAAATCTGTGCAAACTCCCGGACCTAGATTGAGTCAGATCTGAATaccataaatattttgtattaccaTTTCTTGTTTATAGTAATAGCATTCATCAAGAAAACCAGCAAATGTAAATCTTTAAGTAAATGCTcacttaaaaattaaaagcactTGGGACATACCCTGCAGGTCTTGTTTTTCCCCAGTGCCACCTTTACTTCAACCCCTGTTGTTACAGTTctataaattaaagtttttgaaCAGTAATTAGAAGATTCATTGAGATATATAATTTATCAAGTTActgttatattgtttttactccctatatagataaaatatcataaaatatcaaaatatcagataataaacaacacaaaaaaggatttttaataaagcttgttCCTATTTCACCCCTTTTTTTACCTTCAGCTTTAATTACCCACTACCTCTCCTTCTCCCCTTAGCTGTTAGCTGAGCTTCAtttactcattaaaaaaaaaaaaataactatttttattaattttattcattttttaaatcagtttttatagtttatcaataaatatgtacaagttttattaaaacaaactgtattttgtttataaatactgtaatgtgTGGGTTTTTTAGaaccaaaaaagtataaaaatgacaatttgtaGAACACAATGTATACTTGAATTTACAGTAACACAAATTAATTCATTTGTCAATGTTTTCAAGATTGCTTTCAtccaagatttacacatttttccaatCTAGAGCCAAGGTGATTAAAATTAACACTGGAACATTTGGTACAGGTAGTTCTCAGGTTGCATACgcgatagggactgtgggtttgttgttaagttgaatttgtatataagttggaacaggtacaatattttaataaatgcatttaggacagatgtcccaacataatattaggcagcgtggtgtcagttactgtactaCTGTAACTGCCTTCAGCAATCTTCCAAGCCACCAGCTTGATTCTTCTTACCACTTGACATGTCTGCAGAGATTTTTCCTGCGGACGTCCATGAGAATTGACTATGCAGACAAAAAGAATACTGACCCCCAAACCCCCCCAAATTTGTATGAAGATCAACTATGCAGGAgtagccagaaaaaaatatttcagaaataggCCAATATGTGCAAAATTTTGGCTTTCTGTGAAATCTTATCCACAAGAATCAGGCTGTATATAGTCACTGCACGAAAATAGAACCTCAAGCCAACCAAACAActgctgtgtgtttttattattatattacttcattgtaatataaattattGAACAATTTAATAATCATTCATTGTAGACTAAAACACCAACAcacctaaggctgcgtacacacgtgcaataattgatgttggaaaggatctctcacaaTACTTTTCAACGAcgaacgactgcacgatgcatgaataagcactgtacatacagcaccgttctgcttcaTCAAGAGGAGAGGGCGAATGATGTGTCATTGAATGAATCATGTGGAAATGGTTCAGTCTGACAGTATTATATTCAAAGACTGACCCTGTATGGCTTTCCATAtatctgaaaaatgaaaatgacagaCCTATAAAAGTGGACAAGTGTGCAAAGCTTTCATCCCTCCTTTAAATAAGATACACTTATATTTAATTCTGGAGAGCCCTCAATTCCTCGACAATCTGATTCTATTTGGTCCTGAACCATCCTTGATGCCGTTTTCGTTCCAGTGCAGAGAA from Pyxicephalus adspersus chromosome 4, UCB_Pads_2.0, whole genome shotgun sequence carries:
- the LOC140328069 gene encoding cytochrome P450 2K1-like — its product is MFAVDPVTILLSVVVILFLAQVYNGKKHKYKNFPPGPKPLPIIGNILSIDMNKPHKTFIELSKTYGPVIGVQLGMEKTVLLCGYDSIKDALINHADEFSDRPKTPVFRKTLRDNGVVFARGENWKVMRRFTLSTLRDYGMGKKTIEDRIAEEAEYLVQVFQSYGGKPFNNQIIINAAVANIIVSILLSHRFDYNDPLIQKLLKIINENVRLLGKPIVRLYNSFPFLVGLLPGGHKKIVENFSQFRNFIIATFTKQREELDVNDQRNLIDTFLAKQQEGKPESTLYFHDENLIALVSNLFAAGMETTSTTLRWGLLLMMKYPDIQKKVQDEIERVIGTAKPKLEHRKQMPYTDAVIHEILRYGDIAPGGVPHATSQDVTFRGYLIPKGTTVIPVLSSSLRDKAYFKKPYEFYPEHFLDSEGNFKKNDAFIPFSIGKRSCAGETLAKMELFIFFTTLLQRFTYKAPPGVVLDLTPALGSTNAPLPYEICANSRT